The following are encoded in a window of Limibacter armeniacum genomic DNA:
- a CDS encoding GNAT family N-acetyltransferase, with product MDFLIEKATAADTQAICHVVTTVLLEYNLKPDFNSTDQDLLDIPAFYLNNNGYFGIIRNLDCKVVGTFGLFAISEDICEVRKMYLLPEARKMGLGQKMLQILLDEAKKRHFKKVQLETASVLKEAIGLYKKFGFKEIQPTHLASRCDQAFELELT from the coding sequence ATGGACTTTCTTATTGAAAAAGCAACAGCTGCTGATACCCAAGCCATTTGTCATGTGGTGACTACAGTCTTATTAGAATACAATTTAAAGCCTGACTTCAATTCGACTGATCAAGACCTTTTAGACATTCCAGCTTTTTATCTGAATAACAACGGATATTTTGGTATAATCAGAAACCTTGACTGTAAAGTAGTGGGCACTTTTGGGTTATTTGCCATTTCTGAAGACATCTGTGAAGTAAGAAAAATGTATTTACTCCCAGAAGCTCGAAAAATGGGATTGGGACAAAAAATGTTACAAATACTATTGGATGAAGCCAAAAAACGTCATTTCAAAAAAGTCCAACTAGAAACAGCTTCTGTGCTAAAAGAAGCAATTGGACTTTACAAAAAGTTTGGTTTTAAGGAAATACAACCCACACATTTGGCAAGTAGATGTGATCAAGCTTTTGAGTTAGAATTGACATAG
- a CDS encoding 4Fe-4S binding protein, with translation MRSLVEKAGLGIFLAGFAVFLASFFLVDFQLTEAGIEQQLGDKGRESLLKSVAAPILEKRFGSSFSFSQELEKTIHQANAQILKDFGISETEKEKIVLSQGTPFPVEFSIEKAISALEEGEQAVFKSSQLRAYGGWMDGRSYNSKEQLLNDLNQNILNINQGIVRDKGFDEYRTKSLKYSLAKEATVGTVKDHPVLFLLFTYGLAIVGALLYFYARSQTTEGISNDRIHFSSMMHRGWIGVLTGTFLIGFYIILYFFPQHMTAWVTMVDPISFFLKGSEAGYFFLYGWLYTLCVLVMGIRMMVKWRHSNYHLVRTLSVMFFQTAFAFLIPEILVRLNQPYFDFKNIWPLDYDFFFEYELDKLIESGALGMFMLVWGIALIVIAVPVLVYFFGKRWYCSWVCGCGGLAETLGDPYRQLSDKSLKAWKVERWLIHSVLVFAVIMTIGVLYTYFTSSSQFLGISTYDIRSWYGFLIGSVFAGVVGTGFYPLMGNRVWCRFGCPLAAYLGLVQRFKSRFRITTNGGQCISCGNCSTYCEMGIDVRWYAQRGQNIVRASCVGCGICASVCPRGVLKLENSDEETRFNEPILIGNKDVTIK, from the coding sequence ATGAGGTCTTTAGTTGAAAAAGCAGGATTAGGAATATTTTTGGCTGGTTTTGCTGTTTTTCTAGCAAGCTTTTTTCTGGTGGATTTTCAGTTGACTGAAGCTGGAATAGAACAGCAGTTAGGTGATAAAGGAAGAGAAAGCTTGTTGAAAAGTGTAGCCGCTCCAATACTTGAAAAGCGTTTTGGGAGTAGTTTCTCCTTTTCCCAAGAATTAGAAAAAACTATTCATCAAGCTAATGCGCAAATTTTAAAGGATTTTGGAATTTCAGAAACTGAAAAGGAGAAGATCGTTCTTTCACAAGGAACGCCATTTCCAGTCGAATTTTCTATTGAGAAAGCAATATCCGCTTTGGAGGAAGGAGAACAGGCTGTTTTTAAATCATCTCAATTGAGGGCATATGGCGGTTGGATGGATGGCCGTAGTTACAATTCAAAAGAGCAACTGCTAAATGACCTCAATCAGAATATACTGAACATTAATCAGGGAATTGTTAGGGATAAAGGCTTCGATGAGTATCGTACTAAAAGCCTAAAGTATAGCTTAGCTAAGGAAGCCACTGTAGGAACTGTTAAGGATCATCCAGTGCTTTTCCTTCTTTTTACTTATGGTTTGGCTATAGTTGGTGCCTTACTTTATTTCTATGCAAGATCTCAAACAACAGAGGGTATCTCTAATGATCGGATTCATTTCAGTAGCATGATGCATAGAGGATGGATTGGAGTCTTGACAGGAACATTCCTGATTGGTTTTTACATTATACTATACTTCTTCCCACAACATATGACTGCTTGGGTAACGATGGTTGACCCGATCAGTTTTTTCCTGAAAGGAAGTGAAGCAGGCTATTTTTTCCTCTATGGTTGGCTGTATACTTTATGCGTATTGGTCATGGGGATTAGGATGATGGTTAAGTGGCGGCACAGTAATTACCATTTAGTTCGGACCTTGTCTGTAATGTTTTTCCAGACAGCTTTTGCGTTTCTGATTCCAGAAATATTGGTCAGGTTGAATCAACCTTACTTTGATTTCAAGAATATATGGCCGCTAGATTATGACTTCTTCTTTGAGTATGAATTAGACAAACTGATTGAAAGTGGGGCTTTAGGTATGTTTATGCTGGTATGGGGGATTGCACTAATTGTGATAGCAGTTCCTGTTTTGGTGTACTTCTTCGGTAAAAGGTGGTACTGTTCGTGGGTTTGTGGTTGTGGTGGATTGGCAGAAACATTAGGAGATCCATACCGACAGCTGTCAGATAAATCATTGAAAGCATGGAAAGTGGAGAGGTGGCTGATACATAGTGTACTGGTTTTTGCTGTAATCATGACCATTGGCGTATTGTATACATACTTTACCAGTAGCAGTCAATTTTTGGGAATCAGCACCTATGACATTCGCTCTTGGTATGGCTTTTTGATAGGGTCTGTATTTGCCGGAGTAGTGGGTACAGGTTTTTACCCCTTGATGGGAAACCGTGTATGGTGTCGTTTTGGTTGTCCATTGGCAGCATATTTAGGGTTGGTACAGCGTTTTAAGTCGAGGTTTCGGATTACAACAAATGGAGGACAATGTATCTCTTGCGGAAACTGTTCAACATACTGTGAGATGGGAATTGATGTGAGATGGTATGCCCAACGAGGGCAGAATATTGTACGGGCTTCGTGTGTTGGGTGTGGAATATGTGCTTCTGTTTGTCCAAGAGGGGTTTTAAAACTAGAAAATAGTGATGAGGAAACACGTTTTAATGAGCCGATATTGATTGGAAATAAAGATGTTACAATCAAGTGA